The following proteins come from a genomic window of Crassostrea angulata isolate pt1a10 chromosome 1, ASM2561291v2, whole genome shotgun sequence:
- the LOC128161085 gene encoding hepatitis A virus cellular receptor 1-like translates to MTRTTASTVKTTVSKARSTKSTLTKRTIPTSTLLPSTVEPLKASTAEVLMSNTTTTTNTTTQSTTSTIPPTTSLRKMITTTPIVTSTTLLTKSRTLLTSTETASTIRTTDGNDPTIHLSQSPRNSYSSPITTESNKESTTIWLSSSQSVEMKSTLYQKSTTKTQTQPKQSSTSGARNITTTMDTVTDTTTSSSISGNSLEMKTVILLIGLGVLEVTLIVVGVLAAQRYRRKRNSNNSRHASKRIDDDANTLKRQNSFGETNVYDEINIDDVKEEKEEENPYKELPEGVYDTTLKRRSYLKVVGERKSTYSRGSIINMFRTSSFFKRKVNETSVMTFSSFKGPIQSQIGEKSNQ, encoded by the exons ATGACAAGGACAACTGCATCAACAGTCAAAACAACAG TCTCCAAGGCGCGTTCAACAAAATCAACGTTAACAAAAAGAACAATACCAACATCAACGCTATTGCCATCAACAGTCGAACCTTTAAAAGCTTCCACAGCTGAAGTATTGATGTCAAATACAACAACAACGACGAATACAACGACACAATCGACGACGTCAACAATACCACCGACAACAAGCTTAAGGAAGATGATAACAACGACGCCGATCGTGACATCAACAACACTGCTGACAAAATCAAGGACTTTACTAACATCAACTGAAACTGCATCAACAATAAGAACAACAGATGGAAATG ACCCAACTATACATTTATCCCAATCACCTCGGAATTCGTATTCGTCTCCAATTACAACAGAATCAAATAAAGAAAGCACAACAATTTGGTTGTCATCATCTCAATCAGTGGAAATGAAAAGCacattatatcaaaaatctactacaaaaacacaaacacaGCCAAAACAATCCTCGACTTCAGGAGCTAGAAACATTACGACAACAATGGATACAGTTACTGATACAACAACCTCTTCGAGCATTTCCGGAAATTCTTTGGAAATGAAAACAG TAATTTTGTTGATAGGATTGGGGGTTTTAGAGGTCACATTGATAGTTGTTGGAGTTCTTGCAGCCCAGAGATATCGACGGAAAAG aaattCCAACAATTCAAGGCATGCAAGTAAGAGAATCGATGACGATGCAAATACACTTAAGCGACAAAACAGCTTTGGCGAAACAAATGTTTATGACGAAATTAACATCGATGATGTCaaggaagaaaaagaagaagaaaacccGTATAAGGAACTTCCAGAAGGTGTATACGATACAACCCTCAAGCGTCGGTCCTATCTAAAAGTCGTCGGGGAACGAAAATCAACCTATTCAAGAGGGAGTATTATCAATATGTTTCGTACTTCTTCCTTTTTCAAAAGGAAGGTGAATGAAACTTCCGTAATGACATTCTCATCATTTAAAGGTCCAATACAAAGTCAAATTGGTGAGAAAAGTAATCAATAA